From Demequina capsici, one genomic window encodes:
- a CDS encoding amidohydrolase family protein, whose product MIIDCHGHYTTAPASHSAWREQQLDAWASGHAAPAYPTISDDEIRESLEGNQLRLIAERGADMTIFSPRASAMGHHLGDITTSVGWAAACNDLIARAVDLYPETFVGVGQLPQADGAELDEAIRELDRVVAMGFIGVNVNPDPSGGHWTSPPLTDRYWYPLWERMVEHDVPGMIHVSASANPAFHATGAHYMNADTTAFMQLLQGDLFADFPTLRLIIPHGGGAVPYHWGRYRGLSDMLGKPGHAERLMENVFLDTCVYHQPGIDLLFEVMPSESILFGSEMVGAVRGIDPTTGHYFDDTLRYVQAARLTDAQRVGVLSGNALRAYPRLAARLAARTA is encoded by the coding sequence ATGATCATCGACTGCCACGGGCACTACACCACCGCGCCTGCCTCGCACAGCGCATGGCGCGAGCAGCAGCTCGACGCATGGGCCTCCGGTCATGCGGCGCCCGCCTATCCGACCATCTCGGACGACGAGATCAGGGAGTCCCTTGAGGGGAACCAGCTGCGGCTCATCGCCGAGCGGGGCGCGGACATGACGATCTTCTCGCCGCGCGCGTCGGCCATGGGCCACCACCTGGGCGACATCACGACGTCGGTCGGATGGGCCGCCGCCTGCAACGACCTCATCGCGCGCGCCGTGGATCTCTATCCGGAGACCTTCGTGGGCGTCGGCCAGCTCCCTCAGGCCGACGGCGCCGAGCTGGACGAGGCGATCCGCGAGCTCGACCGCGTGGTCGCCATGGGCTTCATCGGGGTGAACGTCAACCCGGACCCGTCGGGCGGGCACTGGACCTCCCCGCCCCTCACCGACCGCTACTGGTACCCGCTGTGGGAGCGGATGGTGGAGCACGACGTGCCTGGCATGATCCACGTCTCCGCCAGCGCGAACCCCGCCTTCCACGCCACCGGCGCCCACTACATGAACGCGGACACGACGGCCTTCATGCAGCTGCTCCAGGGCGACCTCTTCGCCGACTTCCCGACGCTGCGGCTGATCATCCCGCACGGCGGTGGAGCCGTGCCGTACCACTGGGGCCGTTACCGAGGGCTGTCGGACATGCTCGGCAAGCCGGGCCACGCGGAGCGCCTCATGGAGAACGTGTTCCTGGACACGTGCGTGTACCACCAGCCTGGCATCGACCTGCTGTTCGAGGTGATGCCGAGCGAGAGCATCCTGTTCGGCTCCGAGATGGTGGGCGCTGTGCGCGGGATCGACCCGACCACGGGCCACTACTTCGACGACACGCTGCGGTACGTGCAGGCGGCGCGGCTGACCGACGCGCAGCGGGTCGGCGTCCTGTCCGGGAACGCCCTGCGGGCCTACCCGCGGCTGGCGGCACGGCTGGCGGCGCGCACCGCCTGA
- a CDS encoding aldo/keto reductase, with product MRIATAQRIGRHVSAIGLGCWQLGGDWGDTDEQRSQDILHAAADAGTTFFDTADVYGDGRSERSIGRFLKDRPDSSAFFVATKMGRRLPEQVAEGYTLDSYRRWTDRSRENLGVDTLDLVQLHCPPSAVFHDPQTFEDLRVLKQEGRIRDFGVSVELVEDALHVLGEDDLASVQIIFNIFRRKPAEHFLREATERGVAVISRVPLASGLLSGKYDASTTFAANDHRSYNRDGSAFDVGETFAGVPFEVGVKAAQEVAALTPEGWTTAQMALRWVEQMGSTTVIPGARTPEQARQNAAVGELPTIPDGTMAALAKIYNDSIREHVHSRW from the coding sequence ATGAGAATCGCGACGGCGCAACGGATCGGCAGGCACGTCTCGGCCATCGGCCTCGGCTGCTGGCAGCTCGGCGGGGACTGGGGGGACACGGACGAGCAGCGGTCCCAGGACATCCTCCATGCCGCGGCCGACGCGGGCACCACCTTCTTCGACACGGCCGATGTCTATGGAGACGGACGTTCCGAGAGGTCGATCGGGCGGTTCCTCAAGGATCGTCCCGACTCCTCCGCGTTCTTCGTCGCGACCAAGATGGGCAGGCGCCTGCCCGAGCAGGTGGCCGAGGGCTACACGCTCGACAGCTACCGGCGCTGGACCGACCGCTCGCGCGAGAACCTGGGCGTCGACACCCTGGACCTGGTGCAGCTCCACTGCCCGCCGTCCGCCGTGTTCCACGACCCGCAGACGTTCGAGGACCTGCGGGTCCTCAAGCAGGAGGGGCGCATCCGCGACTTCGGCGTCTCCGTCGAGCTGGTGGAGGACGCCCTCCACGTGCTGGGCGAGGACGACCTCGCGTCCGTGCAGATCATCTTCAACATCTTCCGCCGCAAGCCCGCCGAGCATTTCCTGCGCGAGGCGACCGAGCGTGGCGTGGCCGTGATCTCGCGCGTGCCCCTCGCGTCGGGCCTGCTGTCAGGGAAGTACGACGCGAGCACCACCTTCGCGGCGAACGACCACCGGAGCTACAACCGCGACGGCTCGGCCTTCGACGTGGGCGAGACCTTCGCGGGCGTGCCGTTCGAGGTGGGTGTGAAGGCTGCGCAGGAGGTGGCGGCCCTCACCCCCGAGGGCTGGACCACCGCCCAGATGGCGTTGCGGTGGGTGGAGCAGATGGGCTCCACGACGGTGATCCCGGGCGCGCGGACGCCGGAGCAGGCCCGTCAGAACGCCGCGGTGGGCGAACTGCCGACCATCCCCGACGGGACGATGGCAGCGCTCGCGAAGATCTACAACGACTCGATCAGGGAGCACGTGCACTCCCGCTGGTAG
- a CDS encoding sulfite exporter TauE/SafE family protein, whose product MPLILAAIVAGAVLQRVSGIGFAVIVAPFVVLAVGPGQGVVLVQVFGALVCVLVLFQVWKDVDWRAYWGLVPASLVGIAIGAWAAGRLPVAEAQVVTALILIASLTVVMSVRSGHLQRSLGVLMSGGAVAGVMTTLAGAGGVALIVLARATHWEQRSFAATLQPYLITISTSTVIARVIVDPGTWPDLRVWEWAVLVVSMLLGLWAGTWVARRVTQRTAARVTFAVAWVGAIATLLNGLARL is encoded by the coding sequence ATGCCGCTGATCCTCGCCGCCATCGTGGCCGGCGCCGTCCTGCAGCGCGTGTCGGGCATCGGCTTCGCTGTCATCGTGGCGCCGTTCGTGGTGCTCGCCGTCGGTCCGGGCCAGGGCGTGGTGCTCGTGCAGGTCTTCGGGGCGCTCGTGTGCGTCCTGGTCCTGTTCCAGGTGTGGAAGGACGTCGACTGGCGGGCGTACTGGGGTCTGGTGCCGGCCAGCCTCGTGGGCATCGCGATCGGCGCGTGGGCGGCTGGACGGCTGCCGGTCGCGGAGGCGCAGGTGGTCACCGCCCTGATCCTCATCGCGTCGCTCACCGTCGTGATGTCGGTGAGATCGGGCCATCTCCAGCGGAGCCTGGGGGTGCTCATGAGCGGTGGCGCGGTCGCAGGTGTCATGACGACCCTCGCGGGCGCTGGCGGCGTCGCGCTGATCGTGCTCGCGCGGGCCACGCACTGGGAGCAGCGTTCCTTCGCCGCGACGCTTCAGCCCTACCTGATCACGATCTCCACGTCGACGGTGATCGCGCGCGTGATCGTCGACCCTGGCACCTGGCCGGACCTGCGTGTGTGGGAATGGGCGGTGCTCGTCGTCTCGATGCTCCTGGGGCTGTGGGCGGGTACCTGGGTCGCCCGACGTGTCACGCAGCGGACCGCGGCGCGCGTCACGTTCGCGGTCGCCTGGGTGGGTGCCATCGCCACCCTCCTGAATGGCCTCGCGAGGCTCTGA
- a CDS encoding universal stress protein: protein MTEPWRGPVLVAVNDSEASFHAADVAIAHARAFGAPLRAVAVVEHDGLVAGSPEAVALESSRDVACAAALAQVERLATRAGVPVVAVKRHGRVAAEILAEATACGATLIVLGRMERPGHVVSGIGSHTMHVVEFAPLPVLVVPPDAA, encoded by the coding sequence ATGACCGAGCCGTGGCGTGGCCCTGTGCTCGTGGCCGTCAACGACTCCGAGGCGTCCTTCCACGCCGCAGACGTCGCCATCGCCCACGCCCGCGCGTTCGGAGCGCCGCTGCGGGCGGTGGCCGTCGTCGAGCACGACGGGCTCGTCGCCGGATCACCGGAGGCGGTCGCGCTGGAGTCGTCCCGGGATGTCGCATGCGCCGCGGCCCTCGCGCAGGTGGAGCGCCTCGCGACGCGGGCGGGCGTTCCGGTGGTCGCGGTCAAGCGCCACGGCAGGGTCGCCGCTGAGATCCTGGCCGAGGCGACCGCGTGCGGTGCGACGCTCATCGTCCTGGGCCGGATGGAGCGGCCGGGCCACGTGGTGTCGGGCATCGGATCGCACACGATGCACGTCGTGGAGTTCGCGCCGTTGCCGGTGCTGGTGGTCCCGCCTGACGCGGCGTGA
- a CDS encoding V-type ATP synthase subunit D yields the protein MADVGRAARLRVQRQLGVARHGVELLERKQRIVAAEHERLLLRSDGLEDAWGHAARAALEWAERAAALDGWDAIDAASPLARARVTITEGHVMGLDFPDDAAVDVPPRRPTGAGASVSYAAEAMAQAVRAAAIHAATRRAAATVAQELYATRTRRRAVEHRWVPHLESELTRIERALDELEREENLRVRWAVGAQEQSRPAHARPAEARTGGA from the coding sequence ATGGCTGACGTGGGTCGGGCCGCACGCCTGCGGGTGCAACGCCAGCTGGGCGTCGCCCGGCACGGCGTCGAGCTGCTGGAACGCAAGCAGCGCATCGTCGCCGCCGAGCATGAGCGCCTGCTGCTGCGCTCCGACGGTCTAGAGGACGCCTGGGGGCACGCCGCGCGCGCCGCGCTGGAGTGGGCGGAGCGCGCCGCGGCGCTCGACGGGTGGGACGCGATCGATGCGGCATCGCCGCTCGCCCGCGCCCGCGTGACGATCACCGAGGGCCATGTCATGGGCTTGGACTTCCCCGACGACGCTGCGGTGGACGTGCCGCCGCGAAGGCCGACGGGCGCGGGCGCATCGGTGTCGTACGCGGCCGAGGCGATGGCCCAAGCCGTCCGAGCGGCGGCGATCCACGCCGCGACCAGGCGCGCCGCGGCGACGGTCGCTCAGGAGCTGTACGCCACCCGCACCCGACGTCGAGCAGTCGAGCATCGTTGGGTGCCTCACCTCGAATCCGAGCTGACGCGCATCGAGCGGGCCCTCGACGAGCTCGAGCGCGAGGAGAACCTGAGGGTGCGCTGGGCCGTCGGCGCGCAGGAGCAGTCCCGACCGGCGCACGCGCGGCCGGCCGAGGCACGGACGGGAGGCGCGTGA
- a CDS encoding V-type ATP synthase subunit B: MNATRPGQGPEGRSSALAQARIGHQDIRAIRGPLVVVGGVDGVGWDESAEIATPEGLRHGLVLDLDGDQATVQIFEGTEGLTPGGIEVRFGGRPLHIPVGTDWLGRVCNGRGAPLDGGPPITASQVAPVSGWPLNPVEREPPREPILTGVSVIDALTTLVRGQKLPIFSVAGLPHLSLATQIAAQSVSPGTEFRVVFAAMGLTHADIAFVRDRLEARTASGELVLLLNAADDPPIERILTPRLALTIAEHLAFEDGADVLVLLSDMTNYAEAVREVSAARREIPARRGYPGYLYSDLATLYERCGRVRGTDGSVTIVPVLTMPAGDITHPVPDLTGYITEGQIVLSPELAARGVYPPVDTLSSLSRLMRSGAGPGRTRDDHLDVAAQVLAALARARQSAALAELVGASSLGETDRAYLAYRHVMEQDLLNQGHAESRTLEDTLDRAWRALAALPRQELTMVSPAQVAAHLPTSGEEADDG; the protein is encoded by the coding sequence ATGAACGCGACCCGACCCGGACAGGGACCCGAGGGACGGTCGTCGGCGCTCGCCCAGGCCCGCATCGGCCACCAGGACATCCGCGCGATCCGCGGGCCGCTCGTCGTCGTCGGCGGGGTCGACGGCGTCGGCTGGGACGAGTCCGCGGAGATCGCCACGCCTGAAGGGCTCCGCCACGGGCTGGTGCTGGACCTCGACGGCGATCAGGCGACCGTGCAGATCTTCGAGGGGACGGAGGGGCTCACTCCCGGCGGGATCGAGGTGCGCTTCGGCGGGCGGCCGCTGCACATCCCCGTCGGCACCGACTGGCTGGGACGCGTATGCAACGGCAGAGGCGCACCCCTGGACGGCGGACCTCCGATCACCGCCTCCCAGGTGGCACCCGTCAGCGGGTGGCCGCTCAACCCCGTGGAACGCGAGCCGCCACGCGAGCCGATCCTCACCGGCGTGTCCGTCATCGACGCCCTGACCACCCTGGTGCGCGGGCAGAAGCTCCCGATCTTCTCCGTCGCAGGGCTGCCGCACCTCAGCCTGGCGACGCAGATCGCCGCACAGTCCGTCAGCCCCGGGACGGAGTTCCGCGTCGTCTTCGCAGCCATGGGTCTCACCCACGCCGACATCGCGTTCGTCAGGGATCGCCTTGAGGCGCGCACCGCGTCGGGCGAGCTCGTGCTGCTGCTCAACGCCGCCGACGACCCGCCGATCGAGCGCATCCTCACTCCGCGCCTGGCCCTCACGATCGCCGAGCATCTGGCCTTCGAGGACGGTGCTGACGTGCTCGTCCTGCTGTCCGACATGACGAACTATGCGGAGGCGGTCCGCGAGGTGTCGGCCGCGCGCCGCGAGATCCCTGCACGCCGCGGCTACCCCGGCTACCTCTACAGCGACCTGGCCACGCTGTACGAACGGTGCGGCCGGGTGAGGGGCACGGATGGCTCCGTCACCATCGTCCCCGTGCTGACGATGCCCGCCGGGGACATCACGCACCCCGTGCCTGACCTCACCGGCTACATCACCGAGGGTCAGATCGTGCTGTCCCCCGAGCTCGCGGCGCGCGGCGTCTACCCGCCCGTCGACACGCTCAGCTCGCTGTCGCGCCTCATGCGCAGCGGCGCTGGACCGGGGCGCACCAGGGACGACCATCTGGACGTCGCCGCGCAGGTGCTCGCCGCGCTCGCCCGCGCACGCCAGTCAGCGGCGCTCGCGGAACTCGTCGGAGCGTCGTCGCTGGGCGAGACGGACCGCGCCTACCTCGCCTACCGGCACGTGATGGAGCAGGACCTGCTGAACCAGGGCCACGCCGAGTCTCGCACCCTCGAGGACACGCTCGACCGCGCCTGGCGGGCGCTCGCCGCACTGCCGCGGCAGGAGCTCACCATGGTCTCCCCGGCGCAGGTCGCGGCCCATCTCCCGACCTCCGGAGAGGAGGCCGACGATGGCTGA
- a CDS encoding V-type ATP synthase subunit A, which produces MDGVSTRHDAPGRVGRTVRVTGPLLEAEGVPDVAMGEILHVGADRISAEVVAVDGTRATMQAYEYTGGLRVGAPAAGSGQPLTGLFGPGLLGAAFDGLMRPLTSAPIWLRPDRPESVAGADGGRRWRFVPTVRAGDGVSEGDVLGTVPHSGAVEHRVIVPAGASGTVDWIADDCEVGALDAVARIGVAGVGDREVRLSERWPMRRPRPFRERQADPVPLHTGQRVLDLFFPVPRGAAAAVTGGFGTGKTMLLQQIAKWCDADVIVYVGCGERGNEMADVLDDLGRLTDARSGGRLVERTVVVANTSNMPMMARELSIYTGISIAEYYRDMGYQAVVIADSTSRWAEALREFANRRGDLPAEEGFPADLASQLAAFYERAGRVTTLGGHDASVTVIGAVSPPGGDMSEPVTTITQRFVRAMWMLDRDLAYARHYPAVHWSGSFARDTDGLARWQTVHGDPEWAARRATALAILAEADRLSSLAEVIGVGSLPGRERMVVLGGRLLRESVLAQNALHPNDATCSDAKGAALLDLVLGVIDACHAAIDRGATATAVERLDFGPVIRAAQDVGTDQAGAVAEIRDRMVAQLGELP; this is translated from the coding sequence GTGGACGGAGTGAGCACCAGGCACGACGCACCGGGGCGCGTCGGCCGGACCGTGCGCGTGACCGGACCCCTGCTGGAGGCCGAGGGAGTGCCGGACGTCGCCATGGGCGAGATCCTGCACGTGGGAGCGGATCGGATCAGCGCGGAGGTCGTCGCAGTGGACGGCACCCGCGCCACGATGCAGGCCTACGAGTACACCGGCGGTCTGCGGGTGGGCGCGCCCGCGGCGGGCAGCGGCCAGCCGCTCACGGGGCTCTTCGGACCCGGCCTGCTGGGCGCGGCGTTCGACGGCCTGATGCGCCCGCTCACGTCGGCCCCGATCTGGCTGCGTCCCGACCGGCCCGAGTCCGTGGCGGGGGCCGACGGCGGTCGCCGCTGGCGGTTCGTCCCCACGGTGCGCGCAGGCGACGGGGTCTCCGAGGGCGACGTGCTGGGGACGGTGCCCCACTCGGGTGCCGTCGAGCATCGGGTGATCGTCCCCGCCGGGGCATCCGGCACCGTCGACTGGATCGCGGACGACTGCGAGGTGGGGGCGCTCGACGCGGTGGCAAGGATCGGTGTCGCCGGGGTCGGCGACCGGGAGGTGAGGCTGTCCGAGCGGTGGCCGATGCGTCGTCCCCGGCCCTTCCGCGAGCGCCAGGCGGACCCTGTCCCCCTGCACACGGGGCAGCGGGTGCTCGACCTCTTCTTCCCCGTCCCGCGCGGTGCTGCGGCGGCCGTCACGGGCGGATTCGGCACCGGCAAGACCATGCTGCTGCAGCAGATCGCCAAGTGGTGCGACGCCGACGTCATCGTCTACGTCGGCTGCGGCGAGCGCGGCAACGAGATGGCCGACGTGCTCGACGACCTGGGCCGCCTCACCGACGCCCGCTCCGGGGGCAGGCTCGTGGAACGCACCGTCGTGGTCGCCAACACGTCCAACATGCCGATGATGGCGCGCGAGCTCAGCATCTACACGGGCATCTCCATCGCCGAGTACTACCGGGACATGGGCTACCAGGCCGTCGTCATCGCCGACTCCACATCCCGCTGGGCGGAGGCGCTGCGCGAGTTCGCGAACCGGCGCGGCGACCTGCCAGCAGAGGAGGGCTTCCCCGCGGACCTCGCCTCCCAGCTCGCGGCCTTCTACGAGCGCGCGGGCCGCGTCACCACCCTGGGCGGGCACGACGCGTCCGTCACCGTGATCGGAGCCGTCTCCCCTCCTGGTGGCGACATGTCGGAACCCGTCACCACCATCACGCAACGGTTCGTGCGCGCCATGTGGATGCTCGACCGCGACCTCGCCTACGCGCGCCACTACCCCGCCGTGCACTGGTCCGGCTCGTTCGCGCGCGACACCGACGGGCTGGCCCGCTGGCAGACCGTCCACGGAGATCCCGAATGGGCCGCGCGGCGAGCGACCGCGCTCGCGATCCTCGCGGAGGCGGACCGGCTCTCCTCGCTGGCCGAGGTGATCGGCGTCGGCTCCCTGCCCGGCCGCGAGCGCATGGTCGTGCTCGGCGGGCGGCTGCTGCGCGAGTCCGTGCTGGCTCAGAACGCGCTCCACCCGAACGACGCCACCTGCTCCGACGCGAAGGGCGCCGCGCTGCTGGACCTGGTGCTCGGGGTGATCGACGCCTGCCACGCGGCGATCGACCGGGGCGCAACGGCGACCGCCGTCGAACGGCTCGACTTCGGGCCGGTGATCCGCGCCGCGCAGGACGTCGGCACCGACCAGGCCGGCGCGGTGGCGGAGATCCGCGATCGCATGGTCGCCCAGCTCGGGGAGCTGCCATGA
- a CDS encoding ATP synthase subunit C, translated as MTVWLLALPVLALVAIGATALLRRRGRSGVVALVTTNLAVLAGAMLVLMTGPAADAATATDTATQTASTANGSALIAAAIAVAGSSIGAAIAVAYTGSAALAAMSERPEMFGRAMVVVGLAEGIAIYGLIIAIILIGNA; from the coding sequence ATGACCGTCTGGCTGCTCGCCCTTCCCGTCCTCGCGCTCGTCGCCATCGGCGCGACCGCGCTGCTGCGCCGCCGCGGCAGATCCGGGGTCGTGGCCCTGGTCACCACGAACCTGGCGGTGCTCGCCGGCGCCATGCTGGTGCTCATGACCGGCCCCGCGGCGGACGCCGCCACGGCCACCGATACCGCGACCCAGACGGCGAGCACGGCGAACGGCTCGGCGCTGATCGCCGCGGCCATCGCCGTGGCGGGCTCGTCCATCGGCGCGGCGATCGCGGTGGCGTACACGGGCTCGGCGGCGCTGGCGGCCATGAGCGAACGCCCCGAGATGTTCGGGCGGGCGATGGTGGTGGTCGGGCTCGCGGAAGGCATCGCGATCTACGGCCTCATCATCGCGATCATCCTGATCGGCAACGCATGA
- a CDS encoding V-type ATPase 116kDa subunit family protein, with protein MSPREPRAPREPHAPVVMERVAIVVHTEDRERALRAIARAGVVELDLRTAGSAETDELRRAAAAGVVHERLTGWVGWMPRREHDALTAALAPCGGAVAALRVPPGAQPPTLMPGGTGGTSRTLVDTYGVVPYADLDPARLAAAAYILMFGMMFGDVGHGAILVGVGLALRAGGIRRFRGIRRTWLFVTLAGVTAIVFGALYGAAFGPTGLVPVLWLDPMQEPVPLLLAAVALGALLLAGSYATGTVNRVREGGWAYALYSRSGIAGSGLFVSLGLLAWGLATHVTPLIAAGAALALAALVLIFVGVLTEAGGGATAILQAGIESVDSVSRLGSNVVSFARLAAFGLTHAALLSVIWSGTTSLWGSGLGYVAAVLVFVVGNVITFGLEALIAGIQALRLEYYELFSRVFVGEGRAFRPWRPDLTPSPTDDAPPAAVPSPHGPTAASPATASSPTAPQAPIRKD; from the coding sequence ATGTCGCCTCGTGAGCCTCGCGCCCCACGTGAGCCGCACGCCCCCGTGGTGATGGAACGGGTCGCGATCGTGGTCCACACCGAGGACCGCGAGCGCGCGCTGCGCGCGATAGCCCGCGCGGGCGTCGTGGAGCTGGACCTGCGTACGGCCGGATCCGCAGAGACGGACGAGCTGCGCCGAGCGGCCGCGGCGGGCGTCGTCCACGAGCGTCTGACCGGATGGGTGGGATGGATGCCGCGGCGCGAGCACGACGCCCTGACCGCCGCGTTGGCGCCCTGCGGCGGTGCCGTCGCTGCGCTGCGCGTCCCGCCCGGCGCGCAGCCGCCCACGCTGATGCCCGGCGGCACGGGCGGCACGTCGCGGACCCTGGTCGACACCTACGGCGTCGTGCCCTACGCGGACCTGGACCCCGCGCGACTGGCGGCCGCCGCGTACATCCTGATGTTCGGCATGATGTTCGGCGACGTGGGCCACGGGGCGATCCTCGTGGGCGTCGGACTGGCGCTGCGAGCGGGAGGGATCAGACGCTTCCGCGGCATCCGGCGCACGTGGCTGTTCGTGACGCTGGCCGGTGTGACCGCCATCGTCTTCGGCGCCCTCTACGGCGCGGCCTTCGGGCCTACAGGGCTGGTGCCCGTGCTGTGGCTCGACCCGATGCAGGAGCCGGTGCCGCTGCTGCTCGCGGCGGTCGCCCTGGGTGCCCTGCTGCTCGCCGGCTCGTACGCGACGGGCACGGTGAACCGCGTCCGCGAGGGAGGGTGGGCGTACGCCCTGTACTCGCGCTCCGGGATCGCCGGCTCGGGACTGTTCGTCTCGCTCGGCCTGCTCGCCTGGGGCCTGGCCACGCACGTCACGCCGCTGATCGCGGCCGGAGCCGCGCTCGCGCTCGCGGCGCTGGTGCTGATCTTCGTCGGCGTGCTGACGGAGGCGGGAGGAGGCGCGACAGCGATCCTGCAGGCCGGCATCGAGTCCGTGGACAGCGTGAGCAGGCTCGGCTCGAACGTCGTCTCGTTCGCCCGCCTTGCCGCATTCGGACTGACGCACGCCGCGCTGCTGTCCGTGATCTGGTCCGGCACCACCTCGCTGTGGGGATCCGGCCTGGGCTACGTGGCCGCGGTGCTCGTCTTCGTGGTCGGCAACGTCATCACGTTCGGACTCGAGGCACTGATCGCTGGGATCCAGGCGCTACGCCTCGAGTACTACGAGCTGTTCTCCCGAGTCTTCGTCGGGGAGGGACGCGCGTTCCGGCCGTGGCGCCCCGACCTGACGCCGTCTCCTACGGACGACGCGCCGCCTGCCGCGGTGCCGTCTCCCCACGGGCCGACCGCAGCATCGCCCGCTACCGCATCGTCCCCGACCGCGCCTCAGGCGCCGATCCGAAAGGACTGA
- a CDS encoding alpha-amylase family glycosyl hydrolase → MTTEPTWVADTVWWRVYPLGACGVLPEPSSGPVGPDEHRLLRLIPWLDHVVALGATGIALGPIFASSTHGYDTTDHLRIDPRLGTQEDFDTLAAAVHDRGLRLELDGVFNHVGRAHPLAQAALAAGPESDESSWLRRDGDPGGRRFVPFEGHDSLLTLNHDDPRVRSLVIDTMRHWLDRGADAWRLDAAYAVPTSFWAGVLPEVRRTHPDLWCEAEVIHGDYAAFVTDSTADTVTQYELWKALWSSINDRNLFELAWTLTRHDSMLATFAPVTFVGNHDVTRIASRIEDPRHLPHAIVALATLGGTPEIYAGDEFGLHALKEERAGGDDAIRPELPADPSTMTGDDGVLQLHRRLLRLRRDRPWLHRATTEQVSLTNEVATFRTAAGRDALSVVLNLSDAPAALTPTGPLLDADDATLARPHEVAPHGWAVLGA, encoded by the coding sequence ATGACCACGGAACCGACCTGGGTCGCCGACACCGTGTGGTGGCGCGTCTACCCGCTCGGCGCGTGCGGCGTCCTGCCCGAGCCGTCGAGCGGGCCCGTCGGCCCCGACGAGCACCGGCTGCTGCGCCTGATCCCCTGGCTGGACCATGTGGTCGCGCTGGGCGCCACCGGCATTGCGCTCGGCCCGATCTTCGCCTCGAGCACCCATGGCTACGACACCACCGACCACCTCCGGATCGACCCTCGGCTGGGCACGCAGGAGGACTTCGACACGCTCGCGGCCGCCGTGCACGACCGTGGGCTGCGGCTCGAGCTCGACGGCGTCTTCAACCATGTGGGCCGCGCCCATCCGCTGGCGCAGGCCGCCTTGGCGGCGGGCCCTGAGTCCGACGAGTCCTCATGGTTGCGCCGCGACGGCGACCCCGGCGGTCGTCGCTTCGTCCCCTTCGAGGGTCACGACTCCCTGCTCACCCTGAACCATGACGACCCTCGGGTGCGATCCCTCGTGATCGACACGATGCGGCACTGGCTCGACAGAGGCGCGGACGCCTGGCGGCTGGACGCCGCGTACGCCGTCCCCACCTCGTTCTGGGCAGGCGTCCTGCCCGAGGTCCGACGCACCCATCCGGACCTCTGGTGCGAGGCCGAGGTGATCCACGGCGACTACGCGGCCTTCGTGACCGACTCGACCGCCGACACCGTCACCCAGTACGAGCTGTGGAAGGCGCTCTGGTCGAGCATCAACGACCGCAACCTGTTCGAGCTCGCATGGACCCTCACGAGGCACGACAGCATGCTCGCGACGTTCGCGCCGGTCACCTTCGTCGGCAACCACGACGTCACGCGGATCGCGAGCCGGATCGAGGACCCGCGCCACCTTCCTCACGCGATCGTCGCACTCGCCACGTTGGGCGGCACGCCGGAGATCTATGCGGGCGACGAGTTCGGGCTGCACGCCCTGAAGGAGGAACGCGCGGGCGGCGACGACGCCATCCGCCCCGAGCTTCCCGCCGACCCCTCCACGATGACGGGCGACGACGGCGTGCTGCAGCTCCACCGGCGCCTGCTTCGGCTGCGGCGGGACCGGCCATGGCTGCATCGGGCGACCACCGAGCAGGTCTCGCTCACGAACGAGGTCGCCACCTTCAGGACCGCTGCCGGACGCGACGCACTCTCCGTCGTGCTCAACCTTTCCGACGCTCCTGCGGCGCTCACACCGACCGGACCGCTGCTCGACGCGGACGACGCGACGCTCGCCCGGCCGCACGAGGTCGCCCCCCACGGGTGGGCCGTCCTGGGCGCGTAG
- a CDS encoding TetR/AcrR family transcriptional regulator, protein MTETATRRRGDTRERIQSVALERFTDNGYDQTSLREIAEDLGVTKAALYYHFKTKEEILDSLLGQAATEVDALVAWMESEPSTHARRLEMIRRLGEIARGVPGEVMRCVQQNEVALQNLGATTAVVHDLKARLGEAAAPENATIEDRLRVRMAIMAVLIANKTGSDIGGTAAERAAAAQAIASDLIP, encoded by the coding sequence ATGACCGAGACCGCCACCCGCCGACGCGGGGACACCCGCGAACGCATCCAGAGCGTCGCGCTCGAGCGGTTCACGGACAACGGCTACGACCAGACCTCGCTGCGCGAGATCGCCGAGGACCTCGGCGTCACCAAGGCCGCGCTGTACTACCACTTCAAGACCAAGGAGGAGATCCTCGACTCCCTCCTCGGCCAAGCCGCCACCGAGGTCGACGCCCTCGTCGCGTGGATGGAGTCGGAGCCCTCCACCCACGCACGCCGCCTCGAGATGATCCGCCGGCTCGGCGAGATCGCACGCGGGGTCCCAGGCGAGGTCATGCGCTGCGTGCAGCAGAACGAGGTCGCCCTGCAGAACCTCGGCGCCACGACCGCGGTGGTCCACGACCTCAAGGCCCGGCTCGGCGAGGCCGCCGCACCTGAGAACGCGACCATCGAGGACCGGCTCCGCGTCCGCATGGCGATCATGGCCGTCCTGATCGCCAACAAGACGGGCTCCGACATCGGCGGCACGGCGGCCGAGCGGGCCGCTGCCGCGCAGGCCATCGCCTCCGACCTGATCCCCTGA